The following are encoded together in the Panthera leo isolate Ple1 chromosome B4, P.leo_Ple1_pat1.1, whole genome shotgun sequence genome:
- the CNPY2 gene encoding protein canopy homolog 2 has translation MKGWGWLALLLGALLGTAWARRSQDLHCGACRALVDELEWEIAQVDPKKTIQMGSFRINPDGSQSVVEVPYARSEAHLTELLEEVCDRMKEYGEQIDPSTHRKNYVRVVGRNGESNELDLQGIRIDSDISGTLKFACESIVEEYEDELIEFFSREADNVKDKLCSKRTDLCDHALHISHDEL, from the exons ATGAAAGGCTGGGGTTGGCTGGCCCTGCTTCTGGGGGCCCTGCTGGGAACTGCCTGGGCTCGGAGGAGCCAGGATCTACATTGTGGAG CTTGCAGGGCTCTGGTGGATGAACTAGAGTGGGAAATTGCCCAGGTGGATCCCAAGAAGACCATTCAGATGGGCTCTTTCCGAATCAATCCAGATGGCAGCCAGTCAGTGGTGGAG GTGCCTTATGCTCGATCAGAGGCCCACCTCACAGAGCTGCTAGAGGAGGTATGTGACCGGATGAAGGAGTATGGGGAACAAATTGACCCTTCCACCCACCGCAAGAACTACGTACGTGTAGTGGGCCGGAATGGAGAATCCAATGAACTGGACCTACAGGGCATCCGAATTGATTCAGACATCAGTGGCACTCTCAAGTTTGCG TGTGAGAGCATTGTGGAGGAATATGAGGATGAACTCATTGAATTCTTTTCCCGAGAGGCTGACAATGTTAAAGACAAACTTTGTAGTAAGCGAACAG ATCTATGTGACCATGCCCTGCACATATCGCATGATGAGCTATGA
- the PAN2 gene encoding PAN2-PAN3 deadenylation complex catalytic subunit PAN2 isoform X2 — protein MNFEGLDPGLAEYAPAMHSALDPVLDAHLNPSLLQNVELDPEGVALEALPVQESVHIMEGVYSELHSVVAEVGVPVSVSHFDLHEEMLWVGSHGGHATSFFGPALERYSSFQVNGSDDIRQIQSLENGILFLTKNNLKYMARGGLIIFDYLLDESEDMHSLLLTDNSTLLVGGLQNHILEIDLNTVQETQKYAVETPGVTIMRQTNRFFFCGHTSGKVSLRDLRSFKVEHEFDAFSGSLSDFDVHGNLLAACGFSSRLTGLACDRFLKVYDLRMMRAITPLQVHVDPAFLRFIPTYTSRLAIISQSGQCQFCEPTGLANPADIFHVNPVGPLLMTFDVSASKQALAFGDSEGCVHLWTDSPEPSFNPYSRETEFALPCLVDSLPPLDWSQDLLPLSLIPVPLTTDTLLSDWPAANSAPAPRRAPPVDAEILRTMKKVGFIGYAPNPRTRLRNQIPYRLKESDSEFDSFSQVTESPIGREEELHLHMVSKKYRKVTIKYSKLGLEDFDFKHYNKTLFAGLEPHIPNAYCNCMIQVLYFLEPVRCLIQNHLCQKEFCLACELGFLFHMLDLSRGDPCQGSNFLRAFRTIPEASALGLILADSDEASGKGNLARLIQRWNRFILTQLHQDMQELEVPQAYRGAGGSFCSSGDSVIGQLFSCEMENCSLCRCGSETVRASSTLLFTLSYPEDKTGKNCDFAQVLKRSICLEQNTQAWCDNCEKYQPTIQTRNIRHLPDILVINCEVNSLKEADFWRMQAEVAFKMAIKKHGGEISKNKEFALADWKELGSPEGVLMCSSIEELKNVWLPFSIRMKMTKNKGLDVCNWTDGDEIQWGPARAEEEHGVFVYDLMATVVHILDSRTGGSLVAHIKVGETYHQRKEGVTHQQWYLFNDFLIEPIDKHEAVQFDMNWKVPAILYYVKRNLNSKYNLNIKNPIEASVLLAEASLARKQRKTHTTFIPLMLNEMPQVGDLVGLDAEFVTLNEEEAELRSDGTKSTIKPSQMSVARITCVRGQGPNEGIPFIDDYISTQEQVVDYLTQYSGIKPGDLDAKISSKHLTTLKSTYLKLRFLIDIGVKFVGHGLQKDFRVINLMVPKDQVLDTVYLFHMPRKRMISLRFLAWYFLDLKIQGETHDSIEDARTALQLYRKYLELSKNGTEPESFHKVLKGLYEKGRKMDWKVPEPEGQTSPKNAAVFSSVLAL, from the exons ATGAACTTCGAGGGTCTGGACCCTGGACTGGCAGAGTATGCCCCGGCCATGCATTCTGCCCTGGACCCTGTCCTGGATGCCCACCTGAACCCAAGTCTGCTACAGAATGTGGAGCTGGATCCGGAGGGGGTGGCCTTGGAGGCTCTTCCTGTCCAGGAGTCAGTGCACATAATGGAAGGTGTCTACTCTGAATTGCACAGTGTGGTGGCTGAAGTGGGTGTGCCTGTCTCCGTCTCCCACTTTGACTTGCACGAGGAGATGCTGTGGGTGGGAAGCCACGGG GGCCATGCCACTTCATTTTTTGGCCCCGCCTTGGAGCGTTACTCATCCTTTCAGGTCAATGGCAGTGACGACATTCGACAGATCCAGAGCCTGGAAAATGGTATCCTATTTCTCACCAAGAACAACCTCAAGTATATGGCCCGTGGGGGCCTCATTATATTTGATTACCT GCTGGATGAGAGTGAGGATATGCACAGTCTCCTACTGACTGACAACAGCACTCTGCTTGTTGGTGGGCTGCAGAACCACATATTGGAAATTGACCTTAATACTGTCCAGGAGACTCAGAAG TATGCAGTCGAGACGCCTGGAGTCACCATCATGAGACAGACAAATCGCTTCTTCTTCTGTGGCCACACATCTGGCAAG GTTTCCCTGCGAGACCTCCGTTCTTTTAAGGTGGAGCATGAGTTTGATGCTTTCTCAGGAAGTCTGTCAGATTTTGATGTGCATGGCAACCTGCTGGCCGCCTGTGGCTTCTCCAGCCGCCTCACTGGCCTGGCCTGTGACCGTTTCCTCAAGGTGTATGATCTGCGCATGATGCGTGCCATCACACCACTTCAAGTACATGTGGATCCTGCCTTCTTGCGCTTCATCCCTACATATACTTCTCGACTTGCTATCATCTCCCAGTCAG GGCAGTGCCAGTTTTGTGAGCCCACAGGCCTGGCCAACCCAGCAGACATCTTTCATGTGAACCCTGTGGGGCCTCTGCTAATGACATTTGACGTATCAGCCAGCAAGCAGGCCCTGGCCTTTGGGGATTCTGAGGGCTGTGTACACCTCTGGACTGATTCCCCTGAGCCTTCCTTCAACCCTTACTCCCGTGAGACGGAGTTTGCTTTGCCCTGTCTCGTGGACTCACTGCCTCCCCTAGACTGGAGCCAGGACCTGCTGCCTCTTTCCCTCATCCCTGTCCCGCTCACCACTGACACGCTTCTCTCTGACTGGCCTGCTGCCAACTCCGCTCCAGCTCCCAG GCGAGCACCCCCTGTGGATGCAGAGATTCTACGCACCATGAAGAAGGTGGGCTTCATTGGCTATGCACCCAACCCCCGTACCAGGCTGCGCAATCAG attCCTTATCGACTCAAGGAGTCAGACAGTGAATTTGACAGCTTCAGCCAGGTCACTGAGTCACCGATAGGGCGGGAAGAGGAGCTACATCTCCACATGGTCTCTAAGAAATACCGCAAG GTAACCATCAAATACTCCAAGCTAGGGCTGGAGGACTTTGACTTCAAACACTACAATAAGACCCTGTTTGCTGGATTAGAGCCCCACATCCCCAATGCCTACTGTAACTGCATGATCCAG GTGCTCTATTTTCTGGAGCCCGTTCGCTGTCTTATCCAGAACCATCTTTGCCAGAAGGAGTTCTGTCTGGCATGTGAGCTGGGTTTCCTCTTCCACATGTTGGATCTTTCTCGAGGTGACCCTTGTCAG GGCAGTAATTTTCTTCGGGCATTCCGCACCATTCCTGAGGCCTCGGCCCTTGGTCTGATCCTGGCTGACTCAGATGAGGCTTCAGGCAAAGGCAATCTGGCCAGGCTTATTCAGAGGTGGAATCGCTTCATTCTCACTCAACTGCATCAAGATATGCAGGAGCTAGAAGTACCCCAGGCTTATCGAGGTGCTGGAGGCAG CTTTTGTTCATCGGGGGACTCTGTCATTGGGCAGCTGTTCAGCTGTGAGATGGAGAATTGCAGCCTCTGCCGCTGCGGCAGTGAGACCGTGCGAGCCTCTTCCACCCTGCTCTTCACGCTCTCCTACCCCGAGG ATAAAACCGGGAAGAACTGTGACTTTGCTCAGGTGCTGAAGCGAAGCATCTGCCTGGAGCAGAATACACAGGCCTGGTGCGACAACTGCGAGAAGTACCAGCCCACG aTTCAGACCCGCAACATCCGCCATCTGCCAGATATTCTTGTTATCAACTGTGAGGTGAACAGCTTGAAAGAAGCTGATTTCTGGAGAATGCAGGCTGAG GTTGCCTTCAAGATGGCAATAAAAAAGCATGGTGGGGAAATCTCTAAGAATAAAGAGTTTGCTTTGGCTGATTG GAAGGAACTAGGGAGTCCAGAGGGTGTGCTGATGTGTTCCTCCATTGAGGAGTTGAAGAATGTCTGGCTTCCTTTCTCCATTCGCATGAAGATGACCAAGAATAAAGGGCTGGATGTTTGCAATTGGACTGATGGGGATGAGATACAG TGGGGCCCAgccagggcagaggaggagcaTGGTGTCTTTGTGTATGACCTGATGGCTACTGTGGTACACATCCTGGACTCACGCACAGGGGGCAGCCTGGTGGCTCACATCAAAGTTGGAGAGACCTACCACCAGCGCAAGGAG GGTGTTACCCACCAGCAGTGGTATCTCTTCAATGACTTTCTTATTGAACCTATTGATAAG caTGAAGCTGTGCAGTTTGACATGAATTGGAAAGTGCCTGCTATCCTTTATTACGTCAAAAGGAATCTTAATTCCAAATACAACCTGAACA TCAAGAACCCTATTGAGGCAAGTGTCCTGCTGGCTGAAGCCTCACTAGCACGGAAGCAGCGAAAAACACATACTACCTTTATTCCACTGATGCTGAATGAGATGCCGCAGGTTGGGGACCTGGTGGGCCTGGATGCTGAGTTTGTCACTCTTAATGAG GAGGAAGCAGAGTTACGCAGTGATGGCACCAAGTCTACCATCAAACCAAGCCAGATGTCAGTAGCAAGGATTACTTGTGTTCGAGGCCAGGGACCCAATGAGGGTATCCCCTTCATTGATGACTACATCTCTACCCAGGAGCAG GTGGTGGATTACTTGACTCAGTACTCGGGGATTAAGCCAGGAGACCTAGATGCCAAGATTTCCTCTAAGCACCTCACAACTCTCAAGTCTACCTACTTAAAGCTTCGTTTTCTTATAGACATTGGAGTCAAGTTTGTGGGTCATGGTCTGCAGAAGGACTTCCGGGTCATCAACCTCATG GTGCCCAAGGACCAAGTCCTTGACACTGTCTATCTCTTTCACATGCCCCGAAAACGAATGATTTCCCTGCGGTTCCTTGCTTGGTACTTCCTAG ACCTGAAGATTCAAGGGGAAACCCATGACAGTATTGAGGATGCCCGTACAGCCCTTCAGCTCTACCGAAAGTATCTGGAGCTAAGCAAAAATGGCACGGAGCCTGAATCCTTCCACAAAGTGCTCAAGGGTCTTTATGAGAAGGGCCGAAAGATGGACTGGAAGGTTCCTGAGCCTGAGGGTCAGACGAGTCCCAAGA ATGCAGCTGTCTTCTCCTCAGTGTTGGCGCTCTGA
- the PAN2 gene encoding PAN2-PAN3 deadenylation complex catalytic subunit PAN2 isoform X1, protein MNFEGLDPGLAEYAPAMHSALDPVLDAHLNPSLLQNVELDPEGVALEALPVQESVHIMEGVYSELHSVVAEVGVPVSVSHFDLHEEMLWVGSHGGHATSFFGPALERYSSFQVNGSDDIRQIQSLENGILFLTKNNLKYMARGGLIIFDYLLDESEDMHSLLLTDNSTLLVGGLQNHILEIDLNTVQETQKYAVETPGVTIMRQTNRFFFCGHTSGKVSLRDLRSFKVEHEFDAFSGSLSDFDVHGNLLAACGFSSRLTGLACDRFLKVYDLRMMRAITPLQVHVDPAFLRFIPTYTSRLAIISQSGQCQFCEPTGLANPADIFHVNPVGPLLMTFDVSASKQALAFGDSEGCVHLWTDSPEPSFNPYSRETEFALPCLVDSLPPLDWSQDLLPLSLIPVPLTTDTLLSDWPAANSAPAPRRAPPVDAEILRTMKKVGFIGYAPNPRTRLRNQIPYRLKESDSEFDSFSQVTESPIGREEELHLHMVSKKYRKVTIKYSKLGLEDFDFKHYNKTLFAGLEPHIPNAYCNCMIQVLYFLEPVRCLIQNHLCQKEFCLACELGFLFHMLDLSRGDPCQGSNFLRAFRTIPEASALGLILADSDEASGKGNLARLIQRWNRFILTQLHQDMQELEVPQAYRGAGGSSFCSSGDSVIGQLFSCEMENCSLCRCGSETVRASSTLLFTLSYPEDKTGKNCDFAQVLKRSICLEQNTQAWCDNCEKYQPTIQTRNIRHLPDILVINCEVNSLKEADFWRMQAEVAFKMAIKKHGGEISKNKEFALADWKELGSPEGVLMCSSIEELKNVWLPFSIRMKMTKNKGLDVCNWTDGDEIQWGPARAEEEHGVFVYDLMATVVHILDSRTGGSLVAHIKVGETYHQRKEGVTHQQWYLFNDFLIEPIDKHEAVQFDMNWKVPAILYYVKRNLNSKYNLNIKNPIEASVLLAEASLARKQRKTHTTFIPLMLNEMPQVGDLVGLDAEFVTLNEEEAELRSDGTKSTIKPSQMSVARITCVRGQGPNEGIPFIDDYISTQEQVVDYLTQYSGIKPGDLDAKISSKHLTTLKSTYLKLRFLIDIGVKFVGHGLQKDFRVINLMVPKDQVLDTVYLFHMPRKRMISLRFLAWYFLDLKIQGETHDSIEDARTALQLYRKYLELSKNGTEPESFHKVLKGLYEKGRKMDWKVPEPEGQTSPKNAAVFSSVLAL, encoded by the exons ATGAACTTCGAGGGTCTGGACCCTGGACTGGCAGAGTATGCCCCGGCCATGCATTCTGCCCTGGACCCTGTCCTGGATGCCCACCTGAACCCAAGTCTGCTACAGAATGTGGAGCTGGATCCGGAGGGGGTGGCCTTGGAGGCTCTTCCTGTCCAGGAGTCAGTGCACATAATGGAAGGTGTCTACTCTGAATTGCACAGTGTGGTGGCTGAAGTGGGTGTGCCTGTCTCCGTCTCCCACTTTGACTTGCACGAGGAGATGCTGTGGGTGGGAAGCCACGGG GGCCATGCCACTTCATTTTTTGGCCCCGCCTTGGAGCGTTACTCATCCTTTCAGGTCAATGGCAGTGACGACATTCGACAGATCCAGAGCCTGGAAAATGGTATCCTATTTCTCACCAAGAACAACCTCAAGTATATGGCCCGTGGGGGCCTCATTATATTTGATTACCT GCTGGATGAGAGTGAGGATATGCACAGTCTCCTACTGACTGACAACAGCACTCTGCTTGTTGGTGGGCTGCAGAACCACATATTGGAAATTGACCTTAATACTGTCCAGGAGACTCAGAAG TATGCAGTCGAGACGCCTGGAGTCACCATCATGAGACAGACAAATCGCTTCTTCTTCTGTGGCCACACATCTGGCAAG GTTTCCCTGCGAGACCTCCGTTCTTTTAAGGTGGAGCATGAGTTTGATGCTTTCTCAGGAAGTCTGTCAGATTTTGATGTGCATGGCAACCTGCTGGCCGCCTGTGGCTTCTCCAGCCGCCTCACTGGCCTGGCCTGTGACCGTTTCCTCAAGGTGTATGATCTGCGCATGATGCGTGCCATCACACCACTTCAAGTACATGTGGATCCTGCCTTCTTGCGCTTCATCCCTACATATACTTCTCGACTTGCTATCATCTCCCAGTCAG GGCAGTGCCAGTTTTGTGAGCCCACAGGCCTGGCCAACCCAGCAGACATCTTTCATGTGAACCCTGTGGGGCCTCTGCTAATGACATTTGACGTATCAGCCAGCAAGCAGGCCCTGGCCTTTGGGGATTCTGAGGGCTGTGTACACCTCTGGACTGATTCCCCTGAGCCTTCCTTCAACCCTTACTCCCGTGAGACGGAGTTTGCTTTGCCCTGTCTCGTGGACTCACTGCCTCCCCTAGACTGGAGCCAGGACCTGCTGCCTCTTTCCCTCATCCCTGTCCCGCTCACCACTGACACGCTTCTCTCTGACTGGCCTGCTGCCAACTCCGCTCCAGCTCCCAG GCGAGCACCCCCTGTGGATGCAGAGATTCTACGCACCATGAAGAAGGTGGGCTTCATTGGCTATGCACCCAACCCCCGTACCAGGCTGCGCAATCAG attCCTTATCGACTCAAGGAGTCAGACAGTGAATTTGACAGCTTCAGCCAGGTCACTGAGTCACCGATAGGGCGGGAAGAGGAGCTACATCTCCACATGGTCTCTAAGAAATACCGCAAG GTAACCATCAAATACTCCAAGCTAGGGCTGGAGGACTTTGACTTCAAACACTACAATAAGACCCTGTTTGCTGGATTAGAGCCCCACATCCCCAATGCCTACTGTAACTGCATGATCCAG GTGCTCTATTTTCTGGAGCCCGTTCGCTGTCTTATCCAGAACCATCTTTGCCAGAAGGAGTTCTGTCTGGCATGTGAGCTGGGTTTCCTCTTCCACATGTTGGATCTTTCTCGAGGTGACCCTTGTCAG GGCAGTAATTTTCTTCGGGCATTCCGCACCATTCCTGAGGCCTCGGCCCTTGGTCTGATCCTGGCTGACTCAGATGAGGCTTCAGGCAAAGGCAATCTGGCCAGGCTTATTCAGAGGTGGAATCGCTTCATTCTCACTCAACTGCATCAAGATATGCAGGAGCTAGAAGTACCCCAGGCTTATCGAGGTGCTGGAGGCAG CAGCTTTTGTTCATCGGGGGACTCTGTCATTGGGCAGCTGTTCAGCTGTGAGATGGAGAATTGCAGCCTCTGCCGCTGCGGCAGTGAGACCGTGCGAGCCTCTTCCACCCTGCTCTTCACGCTCTCCTACCCCGAGG ATAAAACCGGGAAGAACTGTGACTTTGCTCAGGTGCTGAAGCGAAGCATCTGCCTGGAGCAGAATACACAGGCCTGGTGCGACAACTGCGAGAAGTACCAGCCCACG aTTCAGACCCGCAACATCCGCCATCTGCCAGATATTCTTGTTATCAACTGTGAGGTGAACAGCTTGAAAGAAGCTGATTTCTGGAGAATGCAGGCTGAG GTTGCCTTCAAGATGGCAATAAAAAAGCATGGTGGGGAAATCTCTAAGAATAAAGAGTTTGCTTTGGCTGATTG GAAGGAACTAGGGAGTCCAGAGGGTGTGCTGATGTGTTCCTCCATTGAGGAGTTGAAGAATGTCTGGCTTCCTTTCTCCATTCGCATGAAGATGACCAAGAATAAAGGGCTGGATGTTTGCAATTGGACTGATGGGGATGAGATACAG TGGGGCCCAgccagggcagaggaggagcaTGGTGTCTTTGTGTATGACCTGATGGCTACTGTGGTACACATCCTGGACTCACGCACAGGGGGCAGCCTGGTGGCTCACATCAAAGTTGGAGAGACCTACCACCAGCGCAAGGAG GGTGTTACCCACCAGCAGTGGTATCTCTTCAATGACTTTCTTATTGAACCTATTGATAAG caTGAAGCTGTGCAGTTTGACATGAATTGGAAAGTGCCTGCTATCCTTTATTACGTCAAAAGGAATCTTAATTCCAAATACAACCTGAACA TCAAGAACCCTATTGAGGCAAGTGTCCTGCTGGCTGAAGCCTCACTAGCACGGAAGCAGCGAAAAACACATACTACCTTTATTCCACTGATGCTGAATGAGATGCCGCAGGTTGGGGACCTGGTGGGCCTGGATGCTGAGTTTGTCACTCTTAATGAG GAGGAAGCAGAGTTACGCAGTGATGGCACCAAGTCTACCATCAAACCAAGCCAGATGTCAGTAGCAAGGATTACTTGTGTTCGAGGCCAGGGACCCAATGAGGGTATCCCCTTCATTGATGACTACATCTCTACCCAGGAGCAG GTGGTGGATTACTTGACTCAGTACTCGGGGATTAAGCCAGGAGACCTAGATGCCAAGATTTCCTCTAAGCACCTCACAACTCTCAAGTCTACCTACTTAAAGCTTCGTTTTCTTATAGACATTGGAGTCAAGTTTGTGGGTCATGGTCTGCAGAAGGACTTCCGGGTCATCAACCTCATG GTGCCCAAGGACCAAGTCCTTGACACTGTCTATCTCTTTCACATGCCCCGAAAACGAATGATTTCCCTGCGGTTCCTTGCTTGGTACTTCCTAG ACCTGAAGATTCAAGGGGAAACCCATGACAGTATTGAGGATGCCCGTACAGCCCTTCAGCTCTACCGAAAGTATCTGGAGCTAAGCAAAAATGGCACGGAGCCTGAATCCTTCCACAAAGTGCTCAAGGGTCTTTATGAGAAGGGCCGAAAGATGGACTGGAAGGTTCCTGAGCCTGAGGGTCAGACGAGTCCCAAGA ATGCAGCTGTCTTCTCCTCAGTGTTGGCGCTCTGA
- the PAN2 gene encoding PAN2-PAN3 deadenylation complex catalytic subunit PAN2 isoform X3 — MARGGLIIFDYLLDESEDMHSLLLTDNSTLLVGGLQNHILEIDLNTVQETQKYAVETPGVTIMRQTNRFFFCGHTSGKVSLRDLRSFKVEHEFDAFSGSLSDFDVHGNLLAACGFSSRLTGLACDRFLKVYDLRMMRAITPLQVHVDPAFLRFIPTYTSRLAIISQSGQCQFCEPTGLANPADIFHVNPVGPLLMTFDVSASKQALAFGDSEGCVHLWTDSPEPSFNPYSRETEFALPCLVDSLPPLDWSQDLLPLSLIPVPLTTDTLLSDWPAANSAPAPRRAPPVDAEILRTMKKVGFIGYAPNPRTRLRNQIPYRLKESDSEFDSFSQVTESPIGREEELHLHMVSKKYRKVTIKYSKLGLEDFDFKHYNKTLFAGLEPHIPNAYCNCMIQVLYFLEPVRCLIQNHLCQKEFCLACELGFLFHMLDLSRGDPCQGSNFLRAFRTIPEASALGLILADSDEASGKGNLARLIQRWNRFILTQLHQDMQELEVPQAYRGAGGSSFCSSGDSVIGQLFSCEMENCSLCRCGSETVRASSTLLFTLSYPEDKTGKNCDFAQVLKRSICLEQNTQAWCDNCEKYQPTIQTRNIRHLPDILVINCEVNSLKEADFWRMQAEVAFKMAIKKHGGEISKNKEFALADWKELGSPEGVLMCSSIEELKNVWLPFSIRMKMTKNKGLDVCNWTDGDEIQWGPARAEEEHGVFVYDLMATVVHILDSRTGGSLVAHIKVGETYHQRKEGVTHQQWYLFNDFLIEPIDKHEAVQFDMNWKVPAILYYVKRNLNSKYNLNIKNPIEASVLLAEASLARKQRKTHTTFIPLMLNEMPQVGDLVGLDAEFVTLNEEEAELRSDGTKSTIKPSQMSVARITCVRGQGPNEGIPFIDDYISTQEQVVDYLTQYSGIKPGDLDAKISSKHLTTLKSTYLKLRFLIDIGVKFVGHGLQKDFRVINLMVPKDQVLDTVYLFHMPRKRMISLRFLAWYFLDLKIQGETHDSIEDARTALQLYRKYLELSKNGTEPESFHKVLKGLYEKGRKMDWKVPEPEGQTSPKNAAVFSSVLAL, encoded by the exons ATGGCCCGTGGGGGCCTCATTATATTTGATTACCT GCTGGATGAGAGTGAGGATATGCACAGTCTCCTACTGACTGACAACAGCACTCTGCTTGTTGGTGGGCTGCAGAACCACATATTGGAAATTGACCTTAATACTGTCCAGGAGACTCAGAAG TATGCAGTCGAGACGCCTGGAGTCACCATCATGAGACAGACAAATCGCTTCTTCTTCTGTGGCCACACATCTGGCAAG GTTTCCCTGCGAGACCTCCGTTCTTTTAAGGTGGAGCATGAGTTTGATGCTTTCTCAGGAAGTCTGTCAGATTTTGATGTGCATGGCAACCTGCTGGCCGCCTGTGGCTTCTCCAGCCGCCTCACTGGCCTGGCCTGTGACCGTTTCCTCAAGGTGTATGATCTGCGCATGATGCGTGCCATCACACCACTTCAAGTACATGTGGATCCTGCCTTCTTGCGCTTCATCCCTACATATACTTCTCGACTTGCTATCATCTCCCAGTCAG GGCAGTGCCAGTTTTGTGAGCCCACAGGCCTGGCCAACCCAGCAGACATCTTTCATGTGAACCCTGTGGGGCCTCTGCTAATGACATTTGACGTATCAGCCAGCAAGCAGGCCCTGGCCTTTGGGGATTCTGAGGGCTGTGTACACCTCTGGACTGATTCCCCTGAGCCTTCCTTCAACCCTTACTCCCGTGAGACGGAGTTTGCTTTGCCCTGTCTCGTGGACTCACTGCCTCCCCTAGACTGGAGCCAGGACCTGCTGCCTCTTTCCCTCATCCCTGTCCCGCTCACCACTGACACGCTTCTCTCTGACTGGCCTGCTGCCAACTCCGCTCCAGCTCCCAG GCGAGCACCCCCTGTGGATGCAGAGATTCTACGCACCATGAAGAAGGTGGGCTTCATTGGCTATGCACCCAACCCCCGTACCAGGCTGCGCAATCAG attCCTTATCGACTCAAGGAGTCAGACAGTGAATTTGACAGCTTCAGCCAGGTCACTGAGTCACCGATAGGGCGGGAAGAGGAGCTACATCTCCACATGGTCTCTAAGAAATACCGCAAG GTAACCATCAAATACTCCAAGCTAGGGCTGGAGGACTTTGACTTCAAACACTACAATAAGACCCTGTTTGCTGGATTAGAGCCCCACATCCCCAATGCCTACTGTAACTGCATGATCCAG GTGCTCTATTTTCTGGAGCCCGTTCGCTGTCTTATCCAGAACCATCTTTGCCAGAAGGAGTTCTGTCTGGCATGTGAGCTGGGTTTCCTCTTCCACATGTTGGATCTTTCTCGAGGTGACCCTTGTCAG GGCAGTAATTTTCTTCGGGCATTCCGCACCATTCCTGAGGCCTCGGCCCTTGGTCTGATCCTGGCTGACTCAGATGAGGCTTCAGGCAAAGGCAATCTGGCCAGGCTTATTCAGAGGTGGAATCGCTTCATTCTCACTCAACTGCATCAAGATATGCAGGAGCTAGAAGTACCCCAGGCTTATCGAGGTGCTGGAGGCAG CAGCTTTTGTTCATCGGGGGACTCTGTCATTGGGCAGCTGTTCAGCTGTGAGATGGAGAATTGCAGCCTCTGCCGCTGCGGCAGTGAGACCGTGCGAGCCTCTTCCACCCTGCTCTTCACGCTCTCCTACCCCGAGG ATAAAACCGGGAAGAACTGTGACTTTGCTCAGGTGCTGAAGCGAAGCATCTGCCTGGAGCAGAATACACAGGCCTGGTGCGACAACTGCGAGAAGTACCAGCCCACG aTTCAGACCCGCAACATCCGCCATCTGCCAGATATTCTTGTTATCAACTGTGAGGTGAACAGCTTGAAAGAAGCTGATTTCTGGAGAATGCAGGCTGAG GTTGCCTTCAAGATGGCAATAAAAAAGCATGGTGGGGAAATCTCTAAGAATAAAGAGTTTGCTTTGGCTGATTG GAAGGAACTAGGGAGTCCAGAGGGTGTGCTGATGTGTTCCTCCATTGAGGAGTTGAAGAATGTCTGGCTTCCTTTCTCCATTCGCATGAAGATGACCAAGAATAAAGGGCTGGATGTTTGCAATTGGACTGATGGGGATGAGATACAG TGGGGCCCAgccagggcagaggaggagcaTGGTGTCTTTGTGTATGACCTGATGGCTACTGTGGTACACATCCTGGACTCACGCACAGGGGGCAGCCTGGTGGCTCACATCAAAGTTGGAGAGACCTACCACCAGCGCAAGGAG GGTGTTACCCACCAGCAGTGGTATCTCTTCAATGACTTTCTTATTGAACCTATTGATAAG caTGAAGCTGTGCAGTTTGACATGAATTGGAAAGTGCCTGCTATCCTTTATTACGTCAAAAGGAATCTTAATTCCAAATACAACCTGAACA TCAAGAACCCTATTGAGGCAAGTGTCCTGCTGGCTGAAGCCTCACTAGCACGGAAGCAGCGAAAAACACATACTACCTTTATTCCACTGATGCTGAATGAGATGCCGCAGGTTGGGGACCTGGTGGGCCTGGATGCTGAGTTTGTCACTCTTAATGAG GAGGAAGCAGAGTTACGCAGTGATGGCACCAAGTCTACCATCAAACCAAGCCAGATGTCAGTAGCAAGGATTACTTGTGTTCGAGGCCAGGGACCCAATGAGGGTATCCCCTTCATTGATGACTACATCTCTACCCAGGAGCAG GTGGTGGATTACTTGACTCAGTACTCGGGGATTAAGCCAGGAGACCTAGATGCCAAGATTTCCTCTAAGCACCTCACAACTCTCAAGTCTACCTACTTAAAGCTTCGTTTTCTTATAGACATTGGAGTCAAGTTTGTGGGTCATGGTCTGCAGAAGGACTTCCGGGTCATCAACCTCATG GTGCCCAAGGACCAAGTCCTTGACACTGTCTATCTCTTTCACATGCCCCGAAAACGAATGATTTCCCTGCGGTTCCTTGCTTGGTACTTCCTAG ACCTGAAGATTCAAGGGGAAACCCATGACAGTATTGAGGATGCCCGTACAGCCCTTCAGCTCTACCGAAAGTATCTGGAGCTAAGCAAAAATGGCACGGAGCCTGAATCCTTCCACAAAGTGCTCAAGGGTCTTTATGAGAAGGGCCGAAAGATGGACTGGAAGGTTCCTGAGCCTGAGGGTCAGACGAGTCCCAAGA ATGCAGCTGTCTTCTCCTCAGTGTTGGCGCTCTGA